Proteins encoded together in one Penicillium digitatum chromosome 1, complete sequence window:
- a CDS encoding RNA exonuclease, putative, with protein sequence MDDPKLTPTDEREQLFSHLLEKVHTEEELQKQKFVTISTRFYGTHCPAGGVIKYHEFIQSPRNNENKARREALVLDCEMVGVSERRKELAFLAVADLLTGDILINKFVNPTNIVQNWYTRSSGVTCAGMKAAVKNNVVLSGWRAARATLFEFMDRSTILVGHALQNDLNVLGVIHPTIIDTAILTADAVYRPLARPFRRTWSLKALAIDLTGHKIQAGNRGHSALEDTLATRQVLIHCIRNPLDLEAWADRARSQEPVKPEQAAESEEPQVDSWLEPVNDSRLETVDDGWR encoded by the coding sequence ATGGACGATCCAAAGCTCACCCCAACGGACGAGCGGGAGCAGCTCTTCAGTCATCTTCTGGAGAAAGTTCACACAGAGGAGGAATtgcaaaaacaaaaattcGTCACCATCTCTACTCGTTTCTATGGTACTCATTGCCCTGCGGGTGGAGTGATCAAATATCATGAATTCATCCAGAGTCCAAGAAACAATGAAAACAAAGCCAGACGAGAGGCGCTCGTCCTCGATTGCGAAATGGTCGGCGTTTCAGAACGCCGCAAAGAGCTAGCCTTTCTAGCAGTCGCAGACCTACTCACCGGAGACATTCTCATCAACAAGTTCGTGAATCCGACCAATATCGTCCAGAACTGGTACACCAGATCGAGCGGCGTAACCTGTGCCGGCATGAAGGCTGCGGTGAAGAACAACGTCGTCCTTTCCGGGTGGAGAGCGGCGCGCGCTACGCTTTTCGAATTCATGGACAGGAGCACCATACTTGTTGGCCATGCTCTCCAAAATGATCTCAATGTCTTGGGGGTTATACACCCCACGATCATTGATACGGCAATCCTCACCGCTGATGCGGTGTACAGACCACTTGCAAGACCCTTTCGGAGGACCTGGAGCCTTAAAGCCCTGGCCATAGACTTGACTGGTCACAAGATCCAAGCTGGCAACCGTGGGCACAGTGCGCTGGAGGACACTTTGGCCACTAGGCAGGTGCTGATTCATTGCATCAGAAATCCTCTCGACTTGGAGGCTTGGGCAGATAGAGCACGAAGCCAGGAACCAGTCAAGCCTGAGCAAGCGGCCGAATCTGAGGAGCCGCAAGTAGATTCTTGGTTGGAACCAGTCAACGATAGTCGCTTGGAAACAGTTGACGATGGTTGGCGATGA
- a CDS encoding NRPS-like enzyme, putative produces MALGPVEGRLLTQVLDDLAQKSPNSLYCIHPVSYGSKEDWREISFGEFALAVNRLAWWITQKLGGQGQRTVLAYIGTNDLRYGAFMLACMKTGHTSLMLSTRNSLQAHRHLLAATKCSVLVDGSEKSQLRYMLDELQAACTDSPLERWQIGPMWDIFASDPVPSYPHTVNYADVEDLAAIIIHSSGTTGNPKPVVVTHGYLATIDNMQTLPVPEGRQTAQMFLLQQGQLRFFHSPLFHFMGLVCIAECLYFKTPFLLAPDRPLTTSLFVHIMNKENPPVWGLLTPYTLETLAASEEGLQALAKLSAVNYGGAPMGQATGERLSSIVILQTLIGSSETSYTPTLLCEDPADWGYLEWNPAFELRMESVGDDLWQLILPRPKTRQYHGIFHSFPHLTQYRTGDLFRPHPSKPGLWHYEGRSDDVIVLKNGEKFNPTAAEKLVESHHLIKHAAIFGQDRFQATLLLEPEWKQLPSAWTPDWLKLTLWPLVEKANSLLPGHGKIFESHMVIASSDNPFSLSPKGTLRRREIARSYRTILDELYEPQKPMPQRTGQFNEAPGTTFSEIQEWIQEIVAHILALNTVGRQSDFASLGMDSLQVVRLSQVLQNAEKNMQLVEGPVTWTSEMIYDLASIPNMANTLYRRIHGRSPETDATETRTWPREDLLTKLIWEQAQFLGSGGLTVALTGSTGELGSYLLNTLVQDPSIKQIYCLNRSGDAAERQLASFEKKHLSSVWLAETSRVKFWLSHLDEEYLGLAPERYNFLKQNVDVIIHNAWPVDFNQPIANFQPQITGVRRLLTLVENSVHNADFHFVSSVSAVLGQSSVPGSTIMETLQSMNKPLRLGYGESKYVGEALCSISSQRSVSRITIHRVGQLGGPSNLEAGMWNPRDWLPSLVRSSHTMGTIPDSLGPFQVDWLPIDAAARIMNEIVQTQRSKLPSEMTIYHILNPHTTDWKEVVGTVAKACEANIVSLAEWVRMLELQAANGATDLRRLPAAGLLSFFQMLVRQEDLPRPRLDFSNTKRDSTTMCAQGPVDQELMEVWLSQWKEWIPELAI; encoded by the exons ATGGCGTTGGGACCTGTGGAAGGCAGGCTTCTCACCCAAGTCTTGGACGACCTCGCCCAGAAAAGCCCCAATTCTCTCTATTGCATTCATCCTGTCTCATATGGCAGCAAAGAAGACTGGCGTGAAATTTCATTTGGGGAGTTTGCCTTAGCAGTCAATCGACTGGCTTGGTGGATTACCCAAAAGCTGGGTGGCCAGGGGCAGCGAACGGTTTTGGCCTACATTGGCACCAATGACTTGAGATACGGGGCATTCATGCTAGCATGCATGAAGACCGGACATACA TCTTTGATGCTTTCGACAAGGAATTCTCTACAGGCGCATCGGCATCTTCTAGCGGCCACCAAGTGCTCCGTGCTCGTTGATGGAAGCGAAAAATCCCAATTAAGATACATGCTTGACGAGCTGCAAGCAGCTTGTACCGATTCCCCGCTTGAACGCTGGCAGATTGGCCCCATGTGGGATATTTTTGCATCAGATCCTGTTCCTTCTTATCCACACACGGTGAACTACGCAGATGTTGAGGATCTGGCCGCTATCATCATCCACAGCTCCGGTACTACGGGGAATCCCAAGCCCGTAGTCGTGACCCATGGGTACCTGGCAACCATCGATAATATGCAGACACTGCCTGTGCCTGAAGGGCGGCAGACTGCTCAAATGTTTTTGCTCCAACAAGGCCAACTACGTTTCTTCCACAGTCCACTATTTCACTTCATGGGACTGGTATGTATCGCCGAGTGTCTCTATTTCAAAACTCCCTTTTTACTGGCACCGGATCGTCCACTGACCACGAGTCTGTTTGTTCACATCATGAACAAAGAAAATCCTCCCGTATGGGGGCTGCTCACACCATACACTCTTGAGACACTGGCTGCCTCTGAGGAAGGGTTGCAAGCTCTGGCTAAGCTTTCCGCAGTCAACTATGGCGGTGCACCCATGGGACAAGCTACTGGAGAGAGGCTATCTTCCATAGTCATATTGCAGACTTTGATTGGGAGTAGCGAAACCAGCTATACGCCCACACTACTCTGCGAAGATCCTGCCGATTGGGGTTATCTTGAATGGAACCCAGCATTTGAACTGCGAATGGAAAGCGTTGGTGACGATTTGTGGCAGTTGATCTTGCCCCGTCCAAAGACACGCCAATATCATGGAATCTTCCACTCATTTCCACATCTTACACAATATCGAACCGGTGATTTGTTTCGGCCCCATCCATCCAAGCCTGGATTGTGGCATTATGAAGGGCGAAGCGATGATGTCATTGTTTTGAAAAATGGGGAGAAATTTAACCCTACTGCCGCTGAAAAGCTGGTGGAATCCCATCATCTCATCAAACACGCGGCTATATTTGGTCAGGACCGTTTCCAGGCAACTCTGCTGCTTGAGCCTGAGTGGAAGCAGCTGCCTTCGGCATGGACACCCGACTGGCTGAAACTAACGCTTTGGCCCTTGGTTGAAAAAGCCAATTCCCTCTTGCCCGGTCACGGAAAGATTTTTGAAAGCCATATGGTCATTGCATCCAGTGATAACCCTTTTTCCCTGTCCCCAAAAGGAACCTTGCGCAGACGCGAAATTGCGAGATCGTATAGAACCATTCTAGACGAGCTATATGAGCCCCAGAAACCGATGCCACAGCGCACTGGTCAATTCAATGAAGCACCAGGAACAACTTTTTCTGAAATTCAGGAGTGGATCCAGGAAATAGTAGCACATATTCTTGCTCTTAACACTGTTGGTCGCCAGAGTGACTTTGCCAGCCTGGGAATGGACTCACTTCAAGTCGTCCGGCTTTCTCAGGTCCTGCAAAATGCCGAGAAGAACATGCAATTGGTCGAAGGCCCGGTAACATGGACCAGCGAGATGATTTATGACCTAGCGAGTATCCCGAATATGGCTAACACTCTCTACCGGCGCATCCATGGCCGGTCCCCGGAGACAGATGCAACAGAAACTCGCACTTGGCCACGAGAAGATCTCTTAACCAAGTTGATTTGGGAACAAGCACAATTCCTTGGCTCCGGTGGATTGACTGTGGCTTTGACCGGATCAACTGGGGAGCTGGGAAGCTATCTCCTGAACACATTGGTCCAGGATCCTTCAATAAAACAGATCTATTGTTTGAATCGCTCAGGTGACGCTGCGGAACGGCAATTGGCAAGTTTTGAAAAGAAGCACTTGTCCAGCGTTTGGCTGGCAGAAACATCTCGCGTGAAGTTCTGGCTTAGTCATCTCGATGAAGAGTACCTAGGTCTGGCGCCAGAAAGGTACAACTTCCTTAAACAAAATGTTGATGTGATCATCCACAATGCCTGGCCTGTGGACTTTAACCAACCAATCGCTAATTTTCAACCTCAAATCACTGGGGTCCGGCGACTTCTGACACTCGTTGAAAATTCGGTTCACAACGCAGATTTTCATTTTGTCTCATCCGTCTCCGCTGTCTTGGGTCAGTCGTCGGTGCCAGGATCGACCATCATGGAAACCCTGCAGAGCATGAACAAACCACTTCGATTGGGATATGGTGAGTCGAAGTATGTGGGTGAAGCTCTCTGTAGTATTTCTTCTCAGCGCAGCGTATCTCGGATCACTATCCACCGAGTTGGACAACTCGGTGGTCCTTCCAACCTGGAAGCAGGCATGTGGAATCCACGTGATTGGTTACCATCTCTTGTACGGTCATCACACACTATGGGCACAATTCCTGATAGCTTGGGTCCGTTCCAGGTGGACTGGTTGCCGATT GATGCTGCCGCTCGTATAATGAATGAGATTGTCCAAACTCAGCGCAGCAAATTGCCTTCTGAAATGACGATTTATCACATATTAAATCCACATACGACAGATTGGAAGGAAGTGGTCGGTACAGTTGCTAAGGCATGCGAGGCCAACATAGTCTCACTCGCTGAATGGGTTCGAATGCTGGAGTTGCAGGCTGCTAATGGTGCCACTGATCTCCGCCGCCTTCCCGCCGCCGGCCTCTTAAGTTTCTTCCAAATGCTCGTCAGACAAGAGGATCTTCCAAGGCCTAGGCTAGATTTCAGCAATACCAAAAGGGACAGCACAACAATGTGTGCCCAAGGCCCTGTCGATCAGGAGTTGATGGAGGTGTGGCTAAGCCAGTGGAAGGAGTGGATCCCAGAACTGGCTATTTGA
- a CDS encoding Aldehyde dehydrogenase, which yields MEYRLWLAGKEQDGNADLIPIEDPATGDIFAQCHAASPGDVETAISAAHAAYKSGVWSCASRHHRADVLDKCAVLLSDALPQLISTESKQTGRVIREMKAQVPSLTRWFKYYASLLRVEERSVLPTVGKLHNFVDRVPLGVVVQITPFNHPLLIAVKKLAPALAAGNSVIIKPSELTPLTTLFLGKLLREAGIPDGVLSVLPGYGAITGKALVEHPLVKKVDVTGGTEAGRAIGKIIGGNLATYTAELGGKAPLIVFEKANVDTAVNGIVFGSFIASGQTCVASTRIIAQNSIMDELLTKLKDKINSITRRIGAPSNPESTMGPLISEKQLRRVEHLVNSALDGGNAVSLIGAKRMVSPSPLDGFNFEKGYFYEPTLLVSSNENNSIVETSIWREEVFGPVIVVAGFDSEREAIGLANDSEFGLGAGIWTLDLSQAFRVSEQIEAGITWVNTHHRNDPSSPWGGVKSASGVGSENGVEAYNAYTTSKSTIINYASSDESLTEDDWFGDGSGNVRYG from the exons ATGGAATACCGCTTGTGGTTGGCCGGCAAAGAGCAAGATGGGAATGCAGACCT GATTCCCATTGAAGACCCCGCAACCGGAGACATCTTTGCGCA ATGTCACGCAGCCTCGCCAGGAGATGTCGAGACCGCCATCTCAGCCGCTCACGCAGCATACAAGTCCGGTGTATGGTCGTGTGCGAGTCGTCACCATCGTGCTGATGTGCTAGACAAGTGCGCAGTGCTTCTCTCCGATGCCCTCCCGCAACTCATTTCAACAGAATCCAAGCAGACAGGTCGTGTGATTCGGGAAATGAAGGCCCAGGTCCCGTCCTTGACAAGATGGTTCAAATACTATGCCTCCCTGCTAAGAGTCGAGGAACGTTCTGTTCTGCCGACGGTGGGTAAACTGCATAACTTTGTCGATCGAGTGCCTCTCGGAGTGGTCGTTCAGATCACCCCGTTTAATCACCCGTTGTTAATCGCCGTGAAGAAGCTTGCTCCGGCACTTGCCGCCGGAAATAGTGTCATAATTAAGCCTAGCGAGCTGACACCATTGACAACTCTTTTTTTGGGCAAACTTCTTCGCGAAGCTGGGATCCCAGATGGTGTGTTGAGTGTCTTACCTGGTTATGGAGCTATCACCGGCAAAGCATTGGTTGAGCATCCATTGGTGAAAAAGGTGGATGTGACTGGTGGCACCGAGGCAGGTAGGGCAATTGGGAAGATCATTGGTGGAAATCTGGCAACATACACTGCAGAGTTAGGTGGAAAGGCGCCCTTGATCGTATTTGAGAAGGCCAACGTCGATACAGCGGTTAACGGAATCGTCTTTGGAAGTTTTATCGCAAGCGGACAGACGTGTGTAGCCAGCACCCGGATCATCGCGCAAAACTCGATCATGGACGAGCTATTGACCAAGCTCAAGGACAAGATTAATAGCATTACGCGCCGAATTGGAGCTCCGAGCAACCCAGAGTCAACCATGGGGCCACTTATCTCCGAGAAGCAGTTGCGAAGGGTGGAACATTTAGTCAACAGCGCTCTAGATGGAGGAAATGCAGTCTCTCTCATCGGCGCAAAGCGAATGGTTTCCCCAAGCCCGCTCGATGGATTCAACTTCGAGAAGGGATACTTCTACGAACCAACGCTACTTGTATCCAGCAACGAAAACAACAGTATTGTGGAGACATCCATCTGGCGCGAGGAAGTGTTCGGTCCTGTCATTGTCGTTGCCGGTTTCGATAGCGAGAGAGAGGCAATTGGATTGGCAAATGATAGTGAGTTTGGATTGGGAGCTGGTATATGGACACTCGATCTTTCTCAGGCTTTCCGAGTGTCGGAGCAGATTGAGGCAGGAATTACTTGGGTGAATACCCATCATCGAAATGACCCTAGTAGTCCATGGGGAGGTGTAAAGTCTGCGAGTGGAGTCGGAAGCGAGAACGGGGTCGAGGCTTACAATGCCTATACAACATCGAAAAGCACAATCATAAATTATGCTTCTTCTGATGAGTCTTTGACTGAGGATGACTGGTTTGGAGATGGCTCCGGCAATGTTAGATATGGTTGA